The following are from one region of the Mycolicibacterium diernhoferi genome:
- a CDS encoding ArnT family glycosyltransferase: MSLLQACRIPTTLFAFKCKNLEPKMMRSILSLEPQAFKLDRRWLFLAPLGVGLLLRGVALFLEADVTADANLWEYGQQGLCAAQNGGDLCRFYSDGSGSYASAYMPPLLSYLWLILFSLFGDGAIARSVFLAVGLIASLGSIALTFYLTEKLIRSEPVAFLAAMIVACYPTFVFVATTYHQTCWAVFFILAVAAVSVKLSASANTLLYGCLGGALSGLSALNRSEMLLIGPVMLLVGVFWDRERKRCLKVCLAIFTVMGLIMAPWMVRNYAEFGRFIPTAQSDGYNLWKGYNQHTNGSGNLTELTGSAGWTARKEIRSRVAPGDDYEARIQEEFMEEFVNDIQHVSAGRLMQLQVTKTGLLWIFDWTDGAVAGKVTYLFPWVVTNIFAFIGLVVLWRNRRLVAPAPAAIYATAVALLTVAYVATSVHARYRMHIEPFIFMAAATGLVGVWARIRGRAFDSYVEGETS; this comes from the coding sequence ATGTCATTGCTTCAGGCGTGCCGAATTCCGACAACGCTATTTGCTTTCAAATGCAAGAACTTGGAGCCCAAGATGATGCGCAGTATTCTCAGCCTCGAGCCTCAGGCTTTCAAACTCGACCGGAGGTGGCTTTTTCTGGCGCCCCTAGGGGTCGGACTCCTTTTGCGTGGCGTTGCACTTTTCTTGGAAGCTGATGTGACGGCAGACGCGAACCTGTGGGAGTACGGTCAGCAGGGACTTTGCGCCGCGCAGAACGGCGGAGATCTGTGTAGGTTCTATTCAGACGGATCTGGCTCCTACGCTTCCGCATACATGCCGCCGCTACTCAGCTATCTGTGGCTCATACTTTTTTCGTTGTTCGGTGACGGAGCCATTGCGCGTTCAGTGTTCCTGGCTGTAGGGCTGATCGCATCGCTGGGATCTATCGCCCTAACGTTCTACTTGACCGAAAAGTTGATTAGATCTGAGCCGGTAGCGTTCCTGGCCGCGATGATCGTCGCGTGCTACCCAACGTTCGTGTTCGTGGCGACCACGTACCACCAGACGTGCTGGGCGGTCTTTTTCATCCTGGCCGTGGCAGCCGTTTCTGTGAAGCTGTCAGCGTCCGCGAACACTCTTCTCTATGGTTGCCTCGGAGGCGCTCTGAGTGGCTTATCAGCGCTGAATCGGTCCGAAATGCTGCTAATCGGACCGGTGATGTTGTTAGTCGGTGTGTTCTGGGATCGTGAACGCAAGCGCTGCCTGAAGGTATGCCTGGCCATCTTCACGGTAATGGGCCTGATCATGGCGCCTTGGATGGTTCGAAATTATGCAGAGTTCGGCCGGTTCATACCTACTGCTCAGAGCGATGGCTACAACTTATGGAAAGGCTACAACCAGCACACCAACGGCTCCGGAAACCTCACGGAACTCACTGGTTCCGCAGGATGGACGGCTAGAAAGGAGATTCGCTCGCGGGTTGCCCCCGGAGATGACTATGAGGCCCGTATTCAGGAAGAGTTCATGGAAGAGTTTGTGAACGACATTCAGCACGTGTCGGCCGGTAGGCTGATGCAGCTTCAGGTCACCAAAACCGGATTACTGTGGATCTTCGACTGGACCGATGGGGCAGTCGCCGGGAAGGTAACTTACCTATTTCCCTGGGTCGTAACGAACATCTTCGCCTTTATCGGGCTGGTGGTCCTTTGGCGCAATCGTCGCCTCGTGGCGCCGGCGCCGGCTGCCATATACGCCACCGCAGTCGCGCTCCTCACTGTCGCCTACGTAGCGACTTCGGTGCACGCGAGGTACCGGATGCACATCGAGCCGTTCATTTTCATGGCTGCAGCAACCGGATTGGTCGGGGTCTGGGCCAGAATCCGAGGCCGTGCGTTCGATAGTTACGTCGAGGGTGAAACTTCATGA
- a CDS encoding O-antigen ligase family protein produces MSPRNIDDVSSTHDPPPALAPIGNSTAGRQQRARSRESARSAERDFSPIVTPLALVLIAYPTIVVLEPSIRGPLLLGVTALLLPLVLIRIKDIARPALLLMIFTAVYALSSWLGTNQSQGYVHTTALLCTGTAFITFAVYGSAILQFASVRALIIIIVLTNVVAISTANFTMNAAGATLLYVVAFGYLVLMRRQESNGGLIATLFFLSGMAIALSFEVRSLIVDSVLFIVAFYCATRLPKRAYWIGGITVSASVILGTIWFFLNIERSTFIAEASVRIREWTGARVESGRDVLWPSILHAVSETPIFGLGAGALPRDVLTTQLSAHNYYLQVYMQVGLLGIGLLVAFLLSAWKRLSTATTGAGRFGSALFLLFLVHNGTEVLMFQNNTLIGVPAWCAIGLALSLDTAAASSESTPNELHKLENSRARSWH; encoded by the coding sequence GTGAGCCCCCGTAACATCGACGATGTCTCGAGCACCCACGATCCGCCGCCAGCACTTGCGCCAATTGGCAATTCGACCGCAGGTAGACAGCAACGAGCGAGATCTCGCGAATCTGCACGGTCCGCGGAGCGCGATTTCAGCCCGATTGTCACCCCGCTAGCACTTGTCCTTATCGCTTACCCCACGATCGTCGTACTCGAACCGAGCATTCGAGGGCCGTTGCTGCTCGGCGTCACAGCATTGCTCCTGCCCTTGGTACTCATCCGCATCAAGGACATTGCACGGCCGGCTTTACTGTTGATGATCTTCACTGCCGTGTATGCGCTAAGCAGCTGGCTGGGAACGAATCAAAGCCAAGGTTACGTGCATACCACAGCTTTACTATGCACTGGCACAGCGTTTATCACATTTGCAGTCTATGGTTCTGCGATCCTGCAATTCGCATCGGTTCGGGCGCTGATCATCATAATCGTCCTTACCAACGTAGTAGCTATCAGTACAGCCAATTTCACCATGAACGCCGCGGGCGCCACCCTGCTTTATGTGGTGGCATTCGGATACTTGGTCTTGATGCGGCGACAGGAGTCGAACGGCGGATTAATTGCCACACTGTTCTTCTTATCTGGAATGGCAATTGCGCTCAGCTTCGAGGTTCGCTCACTGATCGTAGACTCTGTGCTGTTTATTGTCGCCTTCTACTGCGCAACGCGCCTTCCTAAGCGAGCATATTGGATTGGCGGCATTACAGTATCGGCTTCAGTCATCCTGGGGACGATCTGGTTCTTCCTGAATATCGAGCGTTCGACGTTCATTGCCGAAGCTTCGGTAAGAATTCGCGAGTGGACGGGCGCTCGTGTGGAATCCGGGAGAGACGTGCTCTGGCCGTCAATCCTCCATGCAGTAAGTGAAACACCCATTTTTGGACTAGGGGCCGGCGCCCTGCCGCGAGATGTACTTACAACCCAACTGTCAGCGCACAATTACTACCTGCAGGTCTACATGCAGGTCGGCTTGCTCGGCATAGGTCTACTAGTCGCATTCTTGCTGTCCGCTTGGAAGCGTCTATCGACAGCCACGACAGGTGCCGGACGATTTGGATCCGCACTGTTCCTGCTGTTTCTGGTCCACAATGGCACTGAAGTTTTGATGTTTCAAAACAACACACTCATCGGCGTACCAGCCTGGTGCGCGATTGGCCTCGCGCTCTCATTAGATACCGCTGCAGCATCTTCCGAATCCACCCCCAACGAACTGCATAAATTAGAGAACAGCCGGGCTAGGAGTTGGCATTGA
- a CDS encoding IS30 family transposase, whose product MASSRRVKKGPGRRPQSAKRQRFMELRARGWSVRAAAREVGVSRSAATNWTRGYKTYRNGVEAGFVPPLDRLEVREISARYLSQDERIEIADLRRSGLSQRAIADRLGRAPSTISRELRRNIPAGRGYQPFDAHRRATARRARHHRRRVDTNDRLSAIVTELLGKRWSPQQISRHLRQRFPDEPSMRLCHESIYQAVYQPSSRFLQPTRLAPHRRSPLRTGRDHRRAHQRQQRRRPRFQQPMLTIHDRPFAPIDRSQAGHWEGDLIVGNNHLSAIGTLVERQTRMLRLVHLPRADSDSLHAALVARMRDLPPAMMRSITWDQGTEMARHLATAEKLGAPVYFCDSRSPWQRGTNENTNGLLRDYFPKGVTLINHPPEHLRAVEDELNDRPRMVLQDRCPADLFAALLASSGPSVLRR is encoded by the coding sequence TTGGCATCGTCGCGTCGAGTGAAGAAAGGGCCGGGGCGTCGTCCGCAATCGGCCAAGCGTCAGCGGTTCATGGAGTTGCGGGCTCGAGGGTGGAGCGTGCGCGCCGCGGCCCGCGAAGTCGGCGTATCCCGGTCAGCGGCGACGAACTGGACGCGCGGCTATAAGACCTACCGCAACGGCGTCGAGGCCGGGTTCGTTCCGCCGCTGGATCGCTTGGAGGTCCGCGAGATCAGCGCGAGATACCTGTCCCAGGATGAGCGTATCGAGATCGCCGATCTGCGCCGCTCGGGTCTGAGCCAGCGGGCGATCGCCGACCGGCTCGGTCGAGCGCCGTCGACAATCTCGCGGGAGCTGCGGCGAAACATCCCAGCCGGCCGCGGCTATCAGCCCTTCGATGCTCATCGGCGAGCCACCGCTCGACGTGCGCGTCACCATCGGCGCCGGGTCGACACCAATGACCGCCTCAGTGCCATAGTCACCGAGCTGCTTGGGAAGCGGTGGAGCCCGCAGCAGATCAGTCGCCACCTGCGCCAGCGCTTCCCCGATGAACCATCGATGCGGTTGTGCCACGAAAGTATCTATCAGGCTGTCTATCAACCGAGTTCACGCTTCTTGCAGCCCACGCGGTTGGCGCCGCACCGGCGTTCACCGCTGCGCACCGGTCGTGACCATCGTCGGGCGCACCAGCGCCAGCAGCGCCGGCGTCCACGGTTTCAGCAGCCGATGCTGACCATCCACGATCGGCCCTTCGCGCCGATCGACCGGTCACAAGCCGGGCACTGGGAGGGAGATCTCATCGTCGGCAACAACCACCTCTCAGCGATCGGCACCCTGGTCGAACGCCAGACCCGGATGCTGCGACTCGTGCATCTGCCTCGCGCCGATTCCGACTCGCTGCACGCTGCTCTGGTGGCCCGCATGCGAGATCTGCCACCGGCGATGATGCGATCGATTACCTGGGACCAGGGCACCGAGATGGCCCGCCACCTGGCCACCGCAGAGAAGCTTGGCGCGCCCGTCTACTTCTGCGACTCCAGATCTCCCTGGCAACGCGGCACCAACGAAAACACCAACGGACTGTTGCGCGACTACTTCCCCAAGGGCGTTACGCTCATCAACCATCCACCGGAGCATCTACGGGCCGTTGAGGACGAACTCAATGATCGACCCCGCATGGTCCTCCAAGATCGTTGCCCTGCGGACCTATTCGCTGCGCTGCTAGCCTCATCTGGTCCGTCGGTGTTGCGACGTTGA
- a CDS encoding endonuclease/exonuclease/phosphatase family protein has translation MLVLGWLLLLLAATALAARFLAAGNRWVVATAALSPYLMPAAPVAAVVFGLSGHWGPVAVSAALTVAAVAVHLPWYLGARLPGPGATVRFLSANLYLGKAEPAAVARLAIESADILAVQELTGELAEALSPLLATEFPYSTLRPRDKAAGVGLWSRFPITDSGSDESFSRGFIHARVQAPETEMTVVSTHMPPPRSAFTSWREDIRRLGPALRAVPAAGPVIVGSDLNATPDVREFRRLLRDGYRDGAAQVHAGLTRTYPCHLPIPPFLAVDHILTRDAVATSMRTVSVAGSDHLALAATVVLH, from the coding sequence ATGCTGGTTCTGGGTTGGCTCCTGCTGCTGCTCGCTGCCACCGCATTGGCCGCACGGTTCCTGGCGGCCGGCAATCGCTGGGTGGTGGCCACCGCGGCGCTGTCCCCATATCTGATGCCGGCGGCCCCGGTGGCGGCGGTGGTGTTCGGGCTGTCCGGGCACTGGGGGCCGGTCGCGGTTTCCGCGGCGCTGACGGTCGCGGCGGTGGCCGTGCACCTGCCCTGGTACCTCGGTGCTCGCTTGCCCGGGCCCGGCGCCACCGTGCGGTTCCTGTCGGCGAACCTCTATCTCGGTAAGGCCGAGCCCGCCGCGGTGGCTCGGCTGGCCATCGAAAGTGCCGACATCCTGGCCGTACAGGAGCTCACCGGAGAACTGGCGGAGGCGCTATCACCCTTGCTGGCAACGGAATTCCCGTACTCGACGCTGCGGCCCCGCGACAAGGCCGCCGGGGTGGGGTTGTGGAGCCGATTCCCGATCACCGATTCCGGCAGCGACGAGAGTTTCAGCCGCGGCTTCATCCATGCACGGGTGCAGGCACCCGAGACCGAGATGACGGTGGTGTCCACCCATATGCCGCCACCGCGTTCGGCTTTCACGTCGTGGCGCGAGGACATCCGCCGGCTGGGACCCGCGCTGCGTGCCGTCCCGGCCGCCGGCCCGGTGATCGTCGGCAGCGACCTCAACGCCACCCCCGACGTCCGCGAGTTCCGCCGGCTGCTGCGCGACGGCTACCGCGACGGGGCGGCGCAGGTCCACGCCGGGCTGACGCGGACGTATCCGTGCCATCTTCCGATCCCGCCGTTCCTGGCCGTCGACCACATTCTGACCCGGGATGCGGTGGCGACGTCGATGCGCACGGTGTCCGTCGCCGGGTCCGATCATCTGGCGTTGGCAGCGACCGTGGTGCTGCACTGA
- a CDS encoding polysaccharide biosynthesis tyrosine autokinase produces the protein MNLQEYVKLLRSRWITVAVTILVALAAAATYTFLTTPLYQASTRLFVSTSAGGSVSETYQGNRFSQDRVVSYAELLKGETLARRTIDKLGLDMRPAELQSAIKAKAKLDTVLINVDVLDPSPVQARDIANALSDEFVNMVRELETPEGATTPDSRVVVEQRASIPEKPVVPRTARNMGLGLLVGIALGIALAVARDMLDNTVKKREQLEDLTGTGLVGSIPLDKERRKQPAISFDNDNSAIAEAFRKLRTNLHFLSVDNPPRVLVLTSSVPSEGKSTTTINVALALAEAGNNVVIVDGDLRRPTLHKYLDLVGAVGFSTVLSGATTLNEALQKSRFSGLTVLTSGAVPPNPSELLASQAAKSLLAELRAEFDYVIVDSTPLLAVTDAAILAAGADGVLLMVRSGHTKSEQIGHAVANLESVGAPLLGAVFTMVPASGSAAYSYSYYGESSPRQPAARGKHSSTGQTNPTPHEGD, from the coding sequence TTGAACCTGCAGGAGTATGTGAAACTGCTGCGATCCAGATGGATCACCGTGGCGGTAACCATATTGGTCGCGCTCGCCGCCGCTGCGACTTACACCTTCCTGACCACGCCGCTCTATCAGGCTTCAACGAGGCTCTTCGTGTCGACATCCGCGGGCGGCTCGGTCTCCGAGACGTACCAAGGTAATCGGTTCTCTCAAGACCGCGTAGTCTCCTACGCCGAGCTCCTCAAAGGGGAGACTTTGGCGCGGCGAACGATAGATAAGCTAGGGCTCGATATGCGGCCAGCCGAACTGCAATCGGCAATCAAGGCAAAAGCGAAGCTCGACACAGTTCTGATCAATGTCGACGTTCTCGATCCATCACCCGTGCAAGCCCGCGATATAGCAAACGCACTGTCTGATGAGTTCGTGAACATGGTGCGCGAACTCGAGACTCCGGAAGGCGCAACAACTCCCGATTCGCGCGTGGTCGTTGAGCAGCGCGCTTCGATTCCTGAGAAGCCAGTTGTACCGCGGACCGCCCGCAACATGGGCCTGGGCCTGCTGGTGGGTATCGCACTTGGAATAGCCCTCGCAGTGGCCCGCGACATGCTGGACAACACGGTCAAGAAGCGAGAACAGCTTGAAGACCTCACCGGCACAGGGCTCGTAGGATCCATTCCGCTTGATAAGGAACGGCGGAAGCAGCCGGCAATCTCCTTCGATAATGACAACTCGGCCATCGCGGAGGCATTCCGGAAGCTCCGTACCAACTTGCACTTCCTGTCGGTAGACAACCCGCCGCGAGTACTAGTTCTCACGAGCTCAGTTCCAAGCGAGGGCAAGTCGACAACGACAATCAACGTGGCACTCGCACTTGCAGAGGCCGGCAACAACGTTGTCATCGTGGATGGAGACCTCCGGCGTCCCACACTGCACAAGTATCTGGACCTAGTCGGTGCAGTCGGCTTCAGCACGGTTCTCAGTGGCGCAACAACTCTCAACGAGGCGTTACAGAAGTCGCGATTCTCGGGATTGACCGTACTTACATCCGGCGCCGTCCCCCCTAACCCCAGTGAGCTCCTCGCATCACAGGCCGCAAAGAGCCTTCTTGCTGAGCTTCGCGCCGAATTCGATTACGTGATTGTCGATTCCACGCCACTGCTTGCGGTCACCGACGCGGCAATACTGGCCGCCGGTGCCGACGGCGTGCTCTTGATGGTGCGATCTGGACACACGAAGTCTGAGCAAATCGGCCACGCAGTCGCGAACCTCGAAAGTGTAGGGGCACCGCTGCTTGGCGCAGTCTTCACAATGGTCCCTGCCAGCGGCAGTGCCGCCTACAGCTACAGCTACTACGGAGAGAGCAGCCCACGTCAGCCTGCTGCCCGCGGCAAGCATTCCTCTACAGGCCAAACCAACCCAACGCCACACGAAGGCGATTGA
- a CDS encoding DUF4012 domain-containing protein, whose protein sequence is MAAFIGWLAKSGVDAKNGLEQARTNAQHAKTALQQGKSEDALRFADHAQFHAQEASDATHSLPWTVAAFIPWLGSPFESGQQISDVVLGLATDVLRPAAEAGTALSPDRLIDGSRVDVQLLRTEEPKLSTLAEAATSLNADAQAISDPRFVSVLADARSQLQEQTAEIAGLLDNTALAARLAPPMMGADGPRTYFMAFQTNAEARGTGGLLGGFGVLRFDNGTGTVDTLGTNTELDKPFTPIDLGSEFEQNYGYANPFGDYRNSNMSSHFPYAAQIWKSMWAQQTGMNVDGVIALDPFALSYMLGAVGPVTLADGEQITKDNVVELTESTAYSRFPDDQVARKQYLQDIASEVVKKMTSSVGSPRALLDALGKAVGQGRISVWSSVPAEQELLETTPLAHIVPDDAAPYAEVVINNLGGNKMDYYLEREIEYVADRCAGETRMSTVTVRLKNAVPDGPLPDYVVSAAGLNPEIPIDLPSGTMVTSVRLLGTVGAKLESALSNGEKVAVATGVERNHPTFEIQVAIPPGQSGELSFRLSEPASPGKARVPTQPLVDDVQSVISVPECSN, encoded by the coding sequence ATGGCCGCCTTCATCGGTTGGCTCGCCAAGAGCGGCGTTGACGCGAAGAATGGCCTGGAGCAGGCCCGCACCAATGCCCAACACGCGAAAACCGCGCTGCAGCAAGGAAAGTCCGAGGACGCACTGCGCTTCGCGGACCATGCTCAGTTCCATGCGCAGGAGGCCAGCGATGCCACCCACTCCCTGCCCTGGACGGTGGCAGCGTTCATACCCTGGCTGGGCAGTCCATTCGAGTCCGGCCAGCAGATCTCGGACGTCGTGCTCGGGCTTGCCACCGATGTGCTGAGACCCGCTGCCGAAGCCGGCACGGCGCTGTCCCCGGATCGCCTGATCGACGGCAGCCGCGTGGACGTGCAACTACTGCGCACCGAGGAACCGAAGCTCAGCACGCTCGCGGAGGCAGCCACGAGCCTCAATGCCGACGCCCAGGCGATCTCCGATCCCCGGTTCGTCTCGGTGCTCGCCGACGCCCGCTCACAGCTCCAGGAGCAGACGGCGGAAATCGCCGGACTGCTGGATAACACGGCTTTGGCGGCGCGTCTCGCTCCGCCGATGATGGGTGCCGATGGACCCCGTACCTACTTCATGGCCTTCCAGACCAACGCCGAGGCCCGGGGCACCGGCGGGCTGCTCGGCGGGTTCGGCGTGCTGCGATTCGACAACGGCACTGGGACCGTTGATACGTTGGGCACCAACACCGAACTCGACAAGCCGTTCACTCCGATCGATCTCGGTTCTGAGTTCGAACAGAACTACGGATACGCCAATCCGTTCGGCGACTACCGCAATAGCAACATGAGCTCACACTTCCCCTATGCCGCACAGATATGGAAGTCCATGTGGGCCCAACAGACGGGCATGAATGTCGACGGCGTCATCGCGCTCGACCCGTTCGCGCTCAGCTACATGTTGGGCGCGGTGGGTCCGGTCACCCTGGCCGACGGCGAACAGATCACCAAAGACAACGTCGTCGAACTGACCGAATCGACCGCTTACAGCCGGTTTCCGGACGACCAAGTTGCCCGCAAGCAGTATCTGCAGGATATAGCCAGCGAGGTCGTGAAGAAGATGACGAGTTCGGTCGGGTCGCCGCGGGCGCTACTCGACGCTCTCGGTAAGGCGGTCGGCCAGGGCCGGATCTCCGTATGGAGTTCGGTACCCGCCGAACAGGAACTGCTGGAGACGACGCCTCTCGCGCATATCGTTCCAGACGACGCAGCCCCGTATGCAGAGGTGGTGATCAACAACCTCGGCGGCAACAAGATGGACTACTACCTCGAACGCGAGATCGAGTACGTTGCCGACCGATGCGCCGGTGAGACCCGGATGTCGACTGTCACAGTGCGGTTGAAGAACGCTGTGCCGGATGGCCCACTGCCGGACTATGTAGTCAGCGCCGCCGGACTCAATCCGGAAATTCCCATAGACCTACCGAGCGGCACCATGGTGACGTCGGTACGACTGCTCGGCACTGTCGGCGCAAAACTTGAGAGCGCGCTGTCGAACGGCGAGAAGGTCGCCGTCGCCACGGGGGTCGAACGCAACCATCCCACCTTCGAAATACAGGTGGCGATACCGCCCGGCCAGTCCGGCGAACTGAGTTTCCGGCTGTCCGAACCGGCATCACCGGGTAAGGCTCGTGTCCCGACCCAGCCATTGGTGGATGATGTCCAATCCGTGATATCAGTGCCCGAATGCTCGAATTGA
- a CDS encoding class I SAM-dependent methyltransferase encodes MKDTWQQTKFSINGATITASKDANELAPSSRIVASLVADFYQRTLPKWVSGDLVDLGCGKAPLLGAYREHCSSIVLADWANSLHENPLLDIVIDLNKPLQAFENESFDVVVLSDVLEHIAEPSNLLSEISRILKPGGRLILNVPFLYQLHETPHDYFRYTQYALDRLIEKAGLEVKELVPLGGWLEVMADLWSKLLLHARLSILVPALHRLVMAVRKTPVGRRFTDKTSRVFPIGYGLVAVKVQRLEEI; translated from the coding sequence TTGAAGGATACATGGCAGCAGACGAAGTTCTCCATAAACGGTGCAACAATCACTGCGTCGAAAGACGCCAACGAACTTGCACCCTCATCACGCATTGTCGCCAGCCTCGTCGCAGATTTCTACCAGCGCACACTGCCCAAGTGGGTTTCAGGAGATTTAGTCGACTTAGGCTGCGGCAAGGCGCCGTTGCTCGGAGCCTATCGCGAACACTGTTCATCAATTGTCCTCGCCGATTGGGCTAATTCACTGCACGAGAACCCACTTCTCGACATCGTGATCGACCTGAACAAGCCCCTTCAGGCATTCGAGAACGAATCCTTCGACGTAGTCGTGTTGTCAGATGTCCTTGAACATATCGCGGAACCGTCAAACCTACTTTCCGAAATTTCCCGGATTCTCAAACCTGGCGGTCGACTTATCCTTAACGTCCCGTTCCTCTACCAATTGCACGAAACGCCGCACGACTACTTCAGATACACGCAGTACGCGCTCGACCGACTCATCGAGAAAGCAGGACTCGAAGTCAAGGAGCTGGTGCCGCTAGGGGGATGGCTCGAAGTCATGGCTGATCTCTGGTCCAAACTACTTCTCCACGCTCGACTGTCCATATTGGTACCGGCACTCCACCGCCTGGTCATGGCCGTACGAAAGACCCCAGTCGGGCGCCGCTTTACCGACAAGACCAGCAGAGTTTTCCCGATCGGTTACGGGTTGGTAGCAGTGAAGGTGCAACGCCTCGAAGAGATATGA
- a CDS encoding right-handed parallel beta-helix repeat-containing protein — protein MKKVKSARSDTAPSLVSRRAALGAIAAGLVVPAAVGGCSTPAGKSSTSVQSRSELPDALGRDGYDLRRSGAVCDGVTDDTAAWAHAVDTVAAAGGGLIEWVGVSVASQIELADKVGMRGLGPGRSVVKHKAGRADGQHLILLRAPDARNVVLRDFSIDGNNSAQTGLASGIHFDNSAGAGKNAGRHLIRDVHIRDVAGTGIFWGYRMRSSLIDSVNMYHCDGYGFHGKVFSDNTMQNVDVGQSGNHGVYLVNCFNNKFANIKSWYSGRIVAGAAGVYQRNGAINVYTNVTTQENSGTGLTLYGADSPISSVTVRSFNSDSDNAAGATSNSGISLNNVHHSIFDVAVSSKAPLKATPFAGISVSGSTQNKIIANIDPAAVTWPAVGNSFLDNAIDLCRGGSSSTSSDHDGLVPVNVYEHQEHHVTLTGDATIDTPSTPRGQPPTGLRYRFVFVQDQAGGHEITWPSAYKVPASAVLDTSGGTRSVLDFECTGDADWIMTSFITGIPA, from the coding sequence GTGAAGAAGGTGAAGTCGGCCCGCAGTGATACCGCTCCGTCACTCGTGTCGAGACGTGCTGCTTTGGGCGCTATTGCAGCTGGGTTGGTGGTCCCAGCAGCGGTGGGGGGATGCTCCACTCCAGCGGGCAAGTCATCTACATCGGTGCAGAGTCGTTCTGAATTGCCGGACGCCCTCGGCCGCGACGGGTATGACTTGCGGCGGTCAGGTGCGGTATGCGACGGCGTAACTGACGACACCGCAGCGTGGGCGCACGCTGTAGACACGGTGGCCGCGGCGGGGGGCGGCCTCATTGAGTGGGTCGGTGTCAGCGTCGCCAGCCAGATCGAGTTGGCCGACAAAGTAGGAATGCGTGGTCTCGGGCCAGGCCGATCGGTAGTCAAGCACAAGGCTGGACGTGCGGATGGGCAGCACCTCATTCTGCTCCGGGCGCCTGACGCAAGAAACGTGGTGCTGCGAGACTTCAGTATTGATGGAAATAACTCAGCCCAAACAGGATTGGCTTCAGGTATCCACTTCGACAACTCAGCTGGAGCCGGCAAGAATGCGGGACGACATCTGATCCGCGATGTGCACATCCGCGATGTCGCGGGGACGGGCATTTTCTGGGGTTACCGCATGCGCTCATCGTTGATCGATAGCGTGAACATGTACCACTGCGATGGATATGGGTTCCACGGCAAAGTCTTCTCGGACAACACTATGCAGAACGTCGATGTCGGCCAATCCGGAAATCACGGCGTTTACTTGGTGAACTGCTTCAACAACAAGTTTGCGAACATCAAGTCGTGGTACTCGGGCCGCATCGTTGCCGGTGCTGCAGGGGTCTACCAGCGCAACGGGGCGATCAACGTCTACACGAACGTGACGACGCAAGAAAACTCCGGCACCGGACTGACGCTGTACGGGGCGGACAGCCCTATCTCCAGCGTCACCGTGCGCAGCTTCAACTCCGATAGCGATAACGCCGCGGGTGCCACGTCGAACAGCGGGATTTCCCTGAACAATGTTCACCATTCGATTTTCGATGTCGCCGTATCATCTAAGGCGCCCCTCAAGGCGACGCCGTTCGCCGGCATCTCGGTCTCGGGATCAACGCAAAACAAGATCATCGCCAACATTGATCCGGCGGCGGTTACGTGGCCGGCGGTCGGAAACTCATTCTTGGATAACGCGATCGACCTCTGCCGTGGCGGATCGTCATCGACTTCGTCCGACCACGACGGACTGGTACCCGTAAATGTTTACGAGCACCAAGAACATCACGTGACTCTGACCGGAGACGCTACGATCGATACGCCTTCCACCCCCCGAGGCCAGCCGCCAACCGGACTGCGCTACCGATTCGTCTTCGTCCAAGACCAAGCCGGGGGTCACGAGATCACGTGGCCCAGTGCCTACAAGGTCCCAGCTTCCGCGGTCTTGGACACGTCAGGTGGTACGCGCTCGGTACTCGACTTCGAGTGCACCGGCGATGCCGACTGGATCATGACCAGTTTCATTACTGGGATTCCGGCCTGA